In one window of Erwinia tasmaniensis Et1/99 DNA:
- the sspB gene encoding ClpXP protease specificity-enhancing factor: MEMSQLTARRPYLLRAFYEWLLDNDLTPHLVVDINLPDVMVPLEYARDGQIVLNIAPRAVGDLELGNDEVRFSARFGGVPRQVSVPLAAVLAIYARENGAGTMFEPEPEYDGVDESEASNGEDQAPETVMSVIDGDRPDDSVTGDDGPDDEPPPRGGRPALRVVK, encoded by the coding sequence ATGGAAATGTCTCAACTGACCGCACGTCGCCCCTATCTGCTGCGCGCTTTTTATGAGTGGTTGCTGGACAACGATCTCACGCCGCATCTGGTCGTCGACATTAATTTGCCCGACGTGATGGTTCCGCTGGAGTATGCGCGTGATGGGCAGATCGTGCTGAACATCGCACCTCGCGCGGTGGGCGATCTGGAGTTGGGCAATGATGAAGTCCGCTTCAGCGCACGCTTTGGTGGCGTTCCGCGCCAGGTTTCAGTTCCGCTAGCAGCCGTACTGGCGATTTATGCCCGTGAAAACGGTGCCGGCACGATGTTTGAACCTGAGCCAGAGTACGATGGGGTCGACGAAAGCGAGGCCTCAAACGGCGAAGATCAAGCCCCGGAAACGGTCATGTCGGTCATTGACGGCGATCGTCCTGATGACAGCGTGACCGGTGACGATGGCCCCGATGACGAACCGCCTCCGCGCGGTGGGCGTCCGGCGCTGCGCGTGGTGAAATAA
- a CDS encoding sulfite reductase subunit alpha, producing the protein MKIPYIPEDAPFNGEQKFWLAGFLAGLHSRLLVLENQPQAAGASASATTTQLHILFGSQTGNAEALAQSAARAARAKGLVPVVQSLDEVDIDVFATMRHVLVITSTYGEGEMPDNAQLFWQAISASTAPRLEQMHFAVLAIGDTGYDGFCQAGKFIDMRLEQLGAKRVYERIDCDIDYEEPSNAWLGQSMPQFAASAGSSGNVLDSAPEAPAIPGGNRNNPYAATLVTNKRLSGEDSGKDIRHFEFDLSDSGLKYEAGDALGVIPVNEPALVNLLLAQLKSDYDTPVPGFERSLGDLLTYQFEISEPSRKLIEWVGQNTGNQELRHVLQHDDRDALGVWLWGKDTLDLLQLDATRSLSIPEFMALLRPLQHRAYSISSSQKAHPNQVHLTIASVRYHSGGRARGGVCSTYLAERVKRGEKPAIFISPNKAFRLPVNNDAPLIMIGPGTGIAPFRAFLEEREALGAKGKNWLFFGDQHQEHDYIYRDELSAWQESGLLTRLDLAFSRDQADKIYVQDRMLEQGAELFAWLQEGGCFYVCGDASRMAKDVDKALYAIISQFGGMSSERAADYVDQLKKEKRYLRDVY; encoded by the coding sequence ATGAAAATTCCTTATATTCCTGAAGATGCGCCATTTAATGGCGAGCAGAAGTTTTGGCTGGCAGGTTTTCTTGCCGGGTTACACTCACGCCTGCTGGTACTGGAAAATCAGCCCCAGGCAGCCGGGGCATCGGCATCGGCCACCACTACCCAGCTGCATATCCTGTTTGGTTCGCAGACGGGCAATGCCGAAGCGCTGGCGCAAAGCGCCGCCAGGGCCGCGCGTGCGAAAGGCCTGGTCCCGGTCGTTCAGAGCCTTGATGAAGTGGATATCGACGTCTTCGCCACCATGCGCCACGTCCTGGTGATCACGTCGACCTACGGCGAAGGTGAAATGCCGGACAATGCCCAGCTGTTCTGGCAGGCCATCTCTGCCAGCACCGCACCACGCCTTGAACAAATGCACTTTGCGGTGCTGGCGATTGGCGATACCGGCTATGACGGCTTCTGCCAGGCGGGTAAATTTATCGATATGCGTCTTGAGCAGCTGGGCGCTAAACGGGTCTATGAACGTATTGACTGCGATATCGACTATGAGGAGCCGTCCAACGCGTGGCTTGGCCAGTCGATGCCACAGTTCGCCGCCAGCGCCGGCAGCAGCGGCAACGTGCTGGACAGCGCGCCGGAGGCACCGGCTATCCCCGGCGGTAACCGAAATAATCCGTACGCGGCAACGCTGGTCACCAACAAACGTCTTTCCGGCGAAGATTCCGGCAAGGACATCCGCCACTTTGAGTTTGACCTGAGCGACAGCGGCCTGAAGTATGAGGCTGGCGATGCGCTGGGCGTTATTCCGGTAAACGAACCGGCACTGGTTAACCTGCTGCTGGCCCAGCTGAAATCCGACTACGATACGCCGGTGCCGGGCTTTGAGAGAAGCCTGGGCGACCTGTTGACCTACCAGTTCGAGATTTCAGAACCTTCGCGCAAGCTGATCGAATGGGTAGGACAGAACACCGGCAATCAGGAATTGCGTCATGTGCTACAGCACGATGACAGGGATGCGCTAGGCGTATGGCTATGGGGGAAAGACACTCTCGACCTGCTACAGCTCGATGCCACCCGCTCGCTCAGCATTCCCGAATTTATGGCCCTGCTGCGACCGCTACAGCACCGCGCCTACTCTATTTCTTCCAGCCAGAAAGCCCATCCAAACCAGGTGCATCTGACCATTGCTTCCGTGCGCTATCACAGCGGCGGGCGGGCACGCGGCGGCGTCTGCTCGACTTACCTTGCGGAACGCGTGAAGCGCGGTGAAAAGCCGGCTATCTTTATCTCGCCAAATAAGGCCTTCCGCCTGCCGGTGAACAACGATGCGCCGCTGATCATGATCGGGCCAGGTACTGGCATCGCGCCGTTCCGCGCTTTCCTTGAGGAGCGCGAAGCGCTGGGCGCAAAAGGTAAAAACTGGCTGTTCTTTGGCGACCAGCATCAGGAGCACGATTATATCTATCGCGATGAGCTGTCAGCCTGGCAGGAAAGCGGACTGCTGACCCGCCTCGACCTGGCCTTCTCACGCGATCAGGCGGATAAAATTTACGTGCAGGATCGTATGCTGGAACAGGGGGCAGAGCTGTTTGCCTGGCTACAGGAAGGCGGCTGTTTCTACGTCTGCGGCGATGCGTCACGCATGGCGAAAGACGTGGACAAAGCGCTGTACGCCATTATCAGTCAGTTTGGCGGCATGTCGTCAGAACGCGCGGCGGATTATGTGGACCAGCTGAAGAAAGAGAAGCGCTATCTGCGCGATGTGTACTAA
- a CDS encoding glutamate synthase-related protein, producing the protein MSNSKPFPYGLYDPSKDSDSCGVGFITRKDGAQTHEVLEMAHGALCTVPHRGGMSAEGVGDGAGVNVDLSLHFFRKITGQALEAGRFGVGNFFVPKDSTLRANAERLVEETLHSCDLKIIARRDMPLDNGVLRPAAVSFQLPIVQWIFAAPDDITSQIDFEKRIYRALLQIEARAFSESEFGGLYPLSLSSRTQVLKARLNSNEVIPYFKDLTDPDHQVRGLFFHTRFSTNTDPHTTMAQPFRLMAHNGELNTDRKNRIAEAALALARGKKIVRPKGQSDSSRLDQSIHSRLMEDNLDLITAVVSMMPPAWENDPSLSTEVRAMLEYFSLYEEKNDGPAALIFGNGEVIGARLDRLGLRPLRSVETADYIGAMSEAGQIAFPPESVLRRGRIEAGGMLYYDHREKRSYTTIEALEKLAAVADYPALLAQSRVLLQDLPVVPAEQQGSPLRYGGDLKTWQRFVAYYYNQESFKFMMDPMLTTGAEKISAMGYGNAINALSDHEGGMAHYFSQRFAQVTNPPLDSIREVDGMTLRVALGAKPHLGRSKGQQIVVPTPILTHLDMLQLREQTVAPYARFDMLYTPAIGSDAASRAANADALEHAIDDLAQQVVDFAREQGGIAVITDRHLSSTRAAIPMLLVVSAINQRLVQEGLRLDVSLVVESGQSISSHHIAAALGFGASAIYPLGVQMRAEEKYGEGEGGNKAFKRYAKAAEKALMKTMGKVGLCTVESYSCGEFFEPNFLDTEDRVLKKYFPNIKTPVGGAGFASIAQMAVDWHQSALRVQGESDVPLLGLFKERAEGAGHSYGTIAVRTFIDMTEQPIRFADTPREEDNFIRLMTLAKLDNAFNIKTKSFADSSFERIPDEVIDNFSITTDYRQFSSLMLEERKRRPAALRDILAFPADLTHVDSEAEFTRKLGRYSLVNNGFAVRGLVCEAIAECEGQFRLRLSDAVSGLKSEQERLTTLCGVLAKRFGEEISRAEVTADALLLTASGKAAEYLARIFTIAPALPLSEVQPAHEITRTFASGAMSHGALVAPAHEAVAHGTNMVGGMSNCGEGGEHYSRHGTLRASRIKQLASGRFGVWAAYLADPMLEELEIKIGQGAKPGEGGQLPSAKVTVEIAAARGGTPGVELVSPPPHHDTYSIEDLAQLIHDCKAARVRVIVKLVSSEGIGTIAVGVAKAGADVINVAGNTGGTGAASVTSLKYTGRVAEIGIAEVHQALCANGLREKVLLRCSGAQQTGSDVVKSALLGGDSFEFGTTALMMLKCVMAKNCNVKCPAGLTTNAEAFDGDPRQLAQYFINVAHEVREMLARLGLRSLREARGRSDLLHLMDHPLEVGKLDLRAMLTVVPEVKISHPVYLEKDFTLDNDWIDRLQEQLVTKGSREILLGDGITLNNRHKSVGGLLAIDIERLLNHQLNAEHVARIPAALQDDRGRRYLAPATVTIVTAGSAGQSYGVFCNDGMRLQHQGTCNDGVGKGQCGGEIIVMSPGGGSQDAEGNVLIGNFALFGATGGRLFAQGQAGDRFAVRNSGATAVVEGVGDFCCEYMTNGAVLNLGTYGTGFGNGMSGGFAYQYDPYGTLAGSAAADSVMIAAISDDNEMARVHQQAVLTMLNWHLEATGSPRARWLLDHWETESQHFVYVMPRSLLLYQDGAEILKAKARKDLLEELSTALAGHQVAKFKAAWRAGKPIANGSVPAYGAMDTPEMLVLLNNYTVLSCAQQLALSRLPKGTAVQDPAVEKAVRNLLMTEDFTLISKLQRHGRAAIESYSDEQLACLIGAKRMADYKAALTQRNIRSMDSLATYGWILYQDACNRDVLGRLPDFEELFARAALPELAAAVGKLAG; encoded by the coding sequence ATGTCCAACTCAAAACCTTTCCCTTACGGCTTGTATGACCCATCGAAAGACAGCGACAGCTGCGGCGTGGGCTTCATTACGCGTAAGGATGGCGCACAAACCCATGAGGTGCTGGAAATGGCACACGGTGCCCTGTGCACAGTTCCGCACCGTGGGGGGATGTCAGCCGAAGGCGTGGGGGATGGAGCCGGGGTCAACGTGGACCTTTCGCTGCACTTCTTCCGTAAAATCACCGGGCAAGCGCTGGAAGCTGGGCGTTTTGGCGTGGGTAACTTTTTCGTGCCGAAGGACAGCACGCTGCGCGCCAACGCCGAGCGTCTGGTTGAAGAGACGCTGCACTCCTGTGACCTGAAGATTATTGCCCGGCGCGATATGCCGCTGGATAACGGCGTATTGCGTCCGGCAGCGGTCTCTTTCCAGCTGCCCATCGTGCAATGGATATTTGCTGCCCCTGACGATATCACCAGCCAGATTGATTTCGAGAAGCGCATTTATCGCGCCCTGCTGCAAATCGAAGCCCGCGCGTTTAGCGAAAGTGAATTCGGCGGACTCTACCCGCTGTCACTCTCCTCGCGTACCCAGGTGCTGAAAGCACGTCTGAACTCGAATGAAGTGATCCCGTATTTCAAGGACCTGACCGATCCCGATCATCAGGTACGCGGTCTGTTCTTCCACACGCGCTTCTCAACCAATACCGACCCGCATACCACCATGGCGCAGCCGTTCCGACTGATGGCGCACAACGGCGAGCTGAACACCGACCGTAAAAACCGTATTGCCGAAGCCGCGCTGGCGCTGGCGCGCGGTAAGAAAATCGTGCGTCCTAAGGGGCAATCGGACAGCTCGCGTCTTGATCAGAGCATCCACAGCCGCCTGATGGAAGACAATCTTGACCTGATCACCGCCGTGGTGTCCATGATGCCGCCCGCCTGGGAAAACGATCCGTCACTGTCGACGGAAGTGCGCGCCATGCTGGAGTATTTCTCCCTGTATGAAGAGAAAAATGACGGCCCGGCAGCGCTGATTTTCGGCAATGGCGAGGTGATCGGCGCGCGTCTCGACCGCCTCGGCCTGCGCCCACTGCGCTCGGTGGAAACCGCCGACTATATCGGCGCGATGTCGGAAGCAGGCCAGATCGCCTTCCCGCCCGAAAGCGTGCTGCGCCGTGGCCGTATCGAAGCGGGCGGTATGCTGTATTACGATCACCGCGAGAAGCGCAGCTACACCACGATTGAAGCGCTGGAAAAACTGGCGGCGGTGGCAGACTATCCTGCCCTGCTGGCGCAGTCCCGCGTGCTGTTGCAGGATCTGCCGGTGGTGCCGGCTGAGCAGCAGGGATCGCCGTTGCGTTACGGCGGCGATCTCAAAACCTGGCAGCGATTCGTGGCGTACTACTACAATCAGGAAAGCTTCAAGTTTATGATGGACCCGATGCTGACCACTGGCGCAGAGAAAATCTCCGCAATGGGTTACGGCAACGCCATCAACGCCCTGTCCGACCATGAAGGCGGCATGGCGCACTATTTCTCCCAGCGTTTTGCCCAGGTGACCAATCCCCCGCTGGATTCCATCCGTGAGGTTGACGGCATGACCCTGCGAGTTGCTCTTGGTGCCAAGCCGCATTTAGGTCGCAGCAAGGGCCAACAGATCGTCGTTCCCACGCCGATCCTGACGCACCTTGATATGCTGCAACTGCGTGAGCAGACCGTGGCGCCATATGCTCGCTTTGACATGCTCTATACGCCGGCGATCGGCAGCGATGCCGCAAGCCGCGCGGCCAATGCGGATGCACTGGAGCACGCCATTGATGACCTGGCGCAGCAGGTTGTCGACTTCGCCCGTGAACAGGGCGGCATCGCGGTGATCACCGACCGGCATCTCTCCAGCACGCGCGCCGCTATCCCGATGCTGCTGGTGGTGTCCGCCATTAACCAGCGCCTGGTGCAGGAAGGTCTGCGTCTGGACGTGTCGCTGGTGGTTGAAAGCGGCCAGAGCATCTCCTCCCACCATATCGCGGCGGCGCTGGGCTTTGGCGCTTCCGCTATCTATCCCCTGGGCGTGCAGATGCGCGCCGAAGAGAAGTATGGCGAGGGTGAAGGCGGCAATAAAGCCTTTAAGCGTTACGCTAAAGCCGCTGAGAAAGCCCTGATGAAAACCATGGGCAAAGTGGGCCTGTGTACCGTGGAGAGCTACAGCTGCGGCGAATTCTTTGAGCCGAACTTCCTGGATACTGAAGATCGCGTGCTGAAAAAGTATTTCCCTAACATCAAAACCCCGGTGGGCGGTGCGGGCTTTGCCTCTATCGCGCAGATGGCGGTTGACTGGCATCAGAGCGCGCTGCGCGTGCAGGGTGAAAGTGACGTTCCGCTGCTCGGCCTGTTCAAAGAACGGGCGGAAGGCGCAGGCCACTCCTACGGCACCATTGCGGTGCGTACCTTCATTGATATGACGGAGCAGCCTATTCGCTTTGCCGATACACCGCGTGAGGAGGATAACTTTATCCGCCTGATGACGCTGGCAAAACTGGATAATGCTTTTAATATCAAAACAAAATCCTTCGCCGACAGCAGCTTTGAACGTATTCCTGACGAGGTCATCGATAACTTTTCTATTACCACTGACTACCGCCAGTTCTCCAGCCTGATGTTGGAAGAACGCAAACGCCGTCCGGCGGCACTACGCGATATTCTTGCCTTCCCGGCAGATTTAACCCATGTCGACAGCGAAGCGGAATTCACCCGCAAACTGGGCCGTTATTCGCTGGTTAACAACGGCTTTGCGGTGCGCGGCCTGGTATGCGAGGCCATAGCAGAATGCGAAGGCCAGTTCAGGCTGCGCCTGAGCGATGCGGTAAGCGGACTGAAAAGCGAGCAGGAACGCCTGACCACCCTGTGCGGCGTGCTGGCTAAACGCTTCGGTGAAGAAATTTCACGGGCCGAGGTAACGGCGGATGCGCTGCTGCTGACGGCAAGCGGCAAAGCGGCGGAGTATCTGGCGCGCATCTTCACTATCGCTCCGGCGTTGCCGTTAAGCGAGGTTCAGCCGGCGCACGAAATCACCCGCACCTTTGCCTCCGGGGCGATGAGCCACGGCGCGCTGGTCGCTCCAGCGCACGAAGCGGTGGCGCACGGCACCAATATGGTCGGCGGCATGAGCAACTGTGGTGAAGGCGGCGAGCACTATTCGCGTCACGGTACCCTCCGTGCATCACGCATTAAGCAGCTGGCGTCCGGCCGTTTCGGCGTCTGGGCAGCCTATCTGGCCGATCCGATGCTGGAAGAGCTGGAAATTAAAATTGGTCAGGGGGCGAAGCCCGGCGAAGGCGGCCAGCTGCCGTCGGCCAAAGTGACGGTAGAAATCGCCGCAGCCCGTGGCGGTACGCCAGGCGTAGAGCTGGTCTCCCCTCCTCCGCACCACGATACCTACTCAATCGAGGATCTGGCGCAGCTGATCCACGACTGTAAAGCCGCCCGCGTACGCGTCATCGTCAAGCTGGTTTCCTCGGAAGGGATTGGCACCATTGCGGTGGGCGTGGCAAAAGCCGGTGCTGATGTGATCAACGTGGCCGGAAATACCGGCGGCACCGGGGCAGCTTCCGTCACCAGCCTGAAATACACCGGACGCGTGGCGGAAATCGGCATCGCTGAGGTCCATCAGGCGCTCTGCGCCAACGGCCTGCGTGAGAAAGTCCTGCTGCGCTGCTCCGGCGCACAGCAGACCGGCAGCGATGTGGTGAAATCTGCGCTGTTGGGCGGTGACAGCTTTGAGTTCGGTACCACGGCGCTGATGATGCTGAAATGCGTGATGGCAAAAAACTGCAATGTGAAATGCCCGGCGGGTCTGACCACCAACGCCGAGGCGTTTGACGGCGATCCGCGCCAGCTGGCGCAGTATTTTATCAACGTGGCACACGAAGTACGTGAAATGCTGGCGCGGCTCGGCCTGCGTTCACTGCGCGAAGCCCGCGGCCGATCCGACCTGCTGCACCTGATGGATCATCCGCTGGAAGTAGGTAAGCTGGATCTGCGCGCCATGCTGACCGTGGTTCCCGAAGTAAAAATCAGCCATCCGGTGTATCTGGAAAAAGATTTCACGCTGGATAACGACTGGATCGATCGCTTACAGGAACAGCTGGTCACCAAAGGATCGCGCGAGATCCTCCTGGGGGATGGCATCACCCTCAACAACCGTCATAAAAGCGTCGGTGGGCTGCTGGCTATCGATATCGAACGCCTGCTCAACCATCAGCTGAACGCCGAACATGTGGCCCGCATCCCGGCGGCACTACAGGACGATCGCGGTCGTCGCTACCTTGCTCCGGCCACGGTGACGATCGTCACCGCCGGTTCGGCCGGCCAGTCTTATGGTGTGTTCTGTAATGACGGCATGCGGTTACAGCACCAGGGCACCTGCAACGATGGCGTAGGTAAAGGCCAGTGCGGCGGCGAGATTATCGTGATGTCGCCGGGCGGCGGCTCGCAGGATGCGGAAGGCAACGTGCTGATCGGCAACTTTGCCCTGTTTGGGGCCACCGGCGGGCGTCTGTTTGCCCAAGGCCAGGCGGGCGACCGCTTTGCCGTGCGTAACTCGGGGGCCACGGCGGTGGTCGAAGGCGTCGGTGATTTCTGCTGTGAGTATATGACCAACGGCGCGGTGCTGAACCTCGGCACCTACGGAACGGGTTTCGGCAACGGTATGAGCGGCGGTTTCGCCTACCAGTACGACCCCTATGGCACGCTGGCAGGGTCCGCGGCCGCTGACTCGGTGATGATCGCCGCCATCAGTGATGACAATGAGATGGCTCGCGTGCATCAGCAGGCGGTATTGACGATGCTGAACTGGCATCTCGAGGCCACCGGCTCGCCACGCGCCCGTTGGTTACTCGACCACTGGGAAACGGAAAGCCAGCATTTTGTTTACGTGATGCCCCGTTCCCTGCTGCTGTATCAGGACGGTGCGGAAATCCTTAAGGCAAAAGCGCGTAAGGACCTGCTGGAAGAGCTTTCCACCGCCCTCGCGGGTCACCAGGTGGCGAAATTCAAAGCGGCATGGCGTGCTGGCAAACCTATCGCTAACGGATCGGTTCCGGCCTACGGCGCAATGGACACCCCTGAAATGCTGGTGCTGCTGAACAACTACACCGTTTTGAGCTGCGCCCAGCAGCTGGCGCTGTCCCGCCTGCCGAAAGGCACCGCGGTGCAGGACCCGGCGGTGGAAAAAGCGGTGCGCAATCTGCTGATGACGGAGGACTTTACTCTGATTAGCAAATTACAGCGTCACGGCCGCGCCGCGATTGAAAGCTACAGCGATGAGCAGCTGGCCTGCCTGATCGGCGCCAAACGCATGGCGGATTACAAAGCGGCTCTGACGCAACGTAATATTCGTTCAATGGATAGTCTGGCCACCTATGGCTGGATCCTGTATCAGGATGCGTGCAACAGAGATGTACTGGGACGACTGCCTGACTTTGAAGAGCTGTTTGCCCGCGCGGCACTGCCTGAATTAGCGGCAGCGGTCGGGAAATTAGCCGGATAA
- the arcB gene encoding aerobic respiration two-component sensor histidine kinase ArcB: protein MKQIRLLAQYYVDLMVKLGLIRFSLLLASALVVLAMIVQMAVTMVLHGHVESIDMVRSVFFGLLITPWAVYFLSVVVEQLEESRQRLERLVDKLEEMRKRDLELNQQMQGNITRLNQEIADRIKAEEERLQVMARLKDEMARREEAQIELEQQSSFLRSFLDASPDLVFYRNSDRQFSGCNRAMELLTGKSERQLIGLSPREVYDDAAATKVLETDEKVFHHNVSLTYEQWLQYPDGRKACFEIRKVPYYDRVGKRSGLMGFGRDITERKRYQDALENASREKTTFISTISHELRTPLNGIVGLSRILLDTHLDPEQLKYLKTIHVSAITLGNIFNDVIEMDKMERRKVQLDNQPMDFTSFLTDLENISGLLVEPKGLRFVLEPQLPLPQKILVDGTRLRQILWNLIGNAVKFTQQGEIVVRVGYQSEECLRFDVQDSGIGIPQDEQDKIFAMYYQVKDRHGGKPATGTGIGLAVSRRLAQSMGGDISVTGAPGEGSCFSLTLNAPRVAEASQDARTEDDMPLPALHVLLVEDIELNVVVARSVLEKLGNSVEVAMTGQDALNMFEPDEFDLVLLDIQLPDMTGLDVARAIHQRYPHAQLPPLVALTANVLKDRREYLDAGMDDVLSKPLAVPALTAMIKKYWDFQTEDFPAAPELSMGEKERALLDLPMLEQYMELVGPSLIHQSLAMFEQMMPGYLAVLDSNMMARDQKGIAEEGHKIKGAAGSVGLMHLQQVAKQIQSPELPAWWDNVQEWIDELKLEWRNDMEVLRQWVTDAEKK from the coding sequence ATGAAACAAATTCGTTTGTTAGCGCAGTACTACGTGGATTTGATGGTAAAACTGGGGCTGATCCGTTTTTCACTGCTGCTGGCTTCTGCGCTGGTCGTGCTGGCGATGATTGTGCAAATGGCCGTCACGATGGTGCTGCACGGTCATGTTGAAAGCATTGATATGGTACGTTCGGTGTTTTTCGGCCTGCTGATAACTCCGTGGGCGGTCTATTTCCTTTCGGTCGTCGTGGAACAGCTGGAAGAGTCGCGTCAGCGGCTGGAGCGGCTGGTGGATAAGCTGGAGGAGATGCGTAAGCGCGATCTTGAGCTAAATCAGCAGATGCAGGGCAATATCACCCGCTTAAATCAGGAGATTGCCGATCGCATCAAGGCTGAAGAGGAGCGCCTGCAGGTGATGGCGCGGCTTAAAGATGAGATGGCGCGTCGCGAAGAGGCGCAGATTGAACTCGAACAGCAATCCTCATTTCTGCGATCTTTTCTTGATGCCTCACCAGACCTGGTGTTCTACCGCAACAGCGATCGTCAATTTTCCGGCTGCAACCGGGCGATGGAGCTGCTGACGGGCAAAAGTGAAAGGCAGTTGATTGGGCTCTCGCCCAGGGAAGTGTATGACGACGCTGCGGCCACCAAAGTGCTGGAAACGGACGAAAAAGTATTCCACCACAATGTTTCGCTCACCTATGAGCAGTGGCTGCAATATCCTGACGGGCGCAAAGCCTGTTTTGAAATCCGTAAGGTGCCCTATTACGACCGGGTTGGTAAACGCAGCGGGCTGATGGGCTTCGGACGCGATATAACCGAGCGTAAGCGTTATCAGGACGCTTTAGAGAACGCCAGTAGGGAAAAGACGACCTTTATCTCAACGATCAGCCACGAGCTGCGTACGCCGCTTAATGGCATTGTCGGTCTGAGCCGCATCCTGCTGGATACCCATCTTGACCCGGAACAGCTTAAGTACCTTAAAACTATCCATGTGTCGGCCATTACCCTCGGCAACATTTTTAATGATGTGATCGAGATGGACAAAATGGAGCGGCGCAAAGTTCAGCTGGATAACCAGCCGATGGACTTCACCAGCTTTCTTACTGACCTGGAAAATATCTCCGGGCTGCTGGTCGAGCCCAAAGGACTCCGGTTCGTGCTGGAGCCGCAGTTACCCCTGCCACAAAAAATCCTGGTCGATGGCACCCGCCTGCGCCAGATCCTGTGGAATCTGATTGGTAATGCGGTGAAATTTACCCAGCAGGGTGAAATTGTGGTGCGCGTTGGCTATCAGAGCGAAGAGTGCCTGCGTTTTGATGTTCAGGATTCCGGTATTGGCATCCCGCAGGACGAGCAGGACAAAATTTTTGCCATGTATTACCAGGTGAAAGATCGGCACGGCGGTAAACCTGCCACCGGCACCGGCATTGGGCTGGCCGTTTCTCGCCGCCTGGCTCAAAGCATGGGCGGTGATATCAGCGTTACAGGCGCACCCGGTGAAGGCTCATGTTTTTCACTGACGCTTAACGCCCCGCGTGTCGCTGAGGCCTCACAGGACGCACGAACGGAAGATGACATGCCGCTGCCGGCCCTGCACGTACTGCTGGTGGAGGATATTGAGCTGAATGTCGTGGTCGCCCGTTCGGTATTGGAAAAGCTGGGCAACAGCGTAGAGGTGGCGATGACCGGCCAGGATGCGCTGAACATGTTTGAGCCGGATGAATTCGACCTGGTGCTGCTGGATATCCAGCTACCGGATATGACCGGACTGGATGTGGCACGCGCTATTCATCAGCGTTATCCCCATGCACAGCTGCCACCGCTGGTGGCGCTGACGGCTAACGTGCTGAAGGACAGGCGGGAATATCTGGATGCGGGTATGGATGACGTCCTGAGCAAGCCGCTGGCCGTTCCTGCGCTGACGGCAATGATCAAGAAATACTGGGACTTTCAGACAGAGGACTTTCCGGCGGCCCCCGAGCTTAGCATGGGAGAAAAAGAGCGGGCGCTACTCGATTTACCCATGCTGGAACAGTATATGGAACTGGTCGGCCCCAGTTTAATCCATCAGAGTCTGGCGATGTTTGAGCAGATGATGCCTGGATATCTGGCGGTACTGGATTCAAATATGATGGCTCGCGATCAGAAGGGCATTGCGGAAGAAGGGCACAAGATTAAGGGGGCGGCGGGTTCTGTCGGGCTGATGCATTTGCAACAGGTGGCAAAACAGATCCAAAGCCCGGAACTGCCGGCATGGTGGGACAACGTTCAGGAGTGGATCGATGAACTCAAACTCGAATGGCGGAATGATATGGAAGTTTTGCGGCAATGGGTAACAGACGCTGAAAAAAAATGA
- the mtgA gene encoding monofunctional biosynthetic peptidoglycan transglycosylase produces MSRRQNSRLARIKTWFFRLLLGMVGLWLSGIVIFAFVPIPFSAVMAERQLGAWFSGDFRYIAHSDWVGMPEISPWMALAVIASEDQHFPTHWGFDVVAIQSVLDGEGKKKAMRGASTLSQQTAKNVFLWDGRSWVRKGLEAGLTLGIETVWSKRRILTVYLNVAEMGNGIFGVEAAAQRYFHKPAGRLTASEAALLAAVLPNPVLFRADAPSAYVRQRQQWILRQMRQLGGEDFLRQHKLR; encoded by the coding sequence ATGAGCCGCCGTCAAAATAGCAGGCTGGCACGCATTAAGACCTGGTTCTTCCGTTTGTTGCTGGGCATGGTGGGCCTGTGGCTAAGCGGCATAGTGATTTTTGCCTTTGTACCGATACCGTTTTCTGCCGTTATGGCGGAGCGCCAGCTGGGAGCCTGGTTTAGCGGCGACTTCCGTTATATTGCTCACTCTGATTGGGTGGGGATGCCGGAAATTTCTCCGTGGATGGCGCTGGCGGTGATTGCCTCCGAAGATCAGCATTTCCCCACTCATTGGGGATTTGACGTTGTGGCCATTCAGTCGGTTCTGGACGGTGAGGGCAAGAAAAAAGCTATGCGTGGTGCTTCGACGTTATCGCAGCAAACGGCGAAAAATGTCTTCCTGTGGGATGGGCGCAGCTGGGTTCGTAAAGGGCTGGAAGCCGGATTGACGCTGGGCATTGAGACCGTCTGGAGCAAACGCCGTATTCTTACCGTTTATCTTAACGTTGCTGAAATGGGCAATGGCATTTTCGGCGTGGAGGCGGCGGCGCAGCGTTATTTCCATAAGCCTGCCGGCCGTCTGACGGCTTCTGAGGCGGCGCTGTTGGCGGCTGTTTTGCCTAACCCCGTGCTTTTCAGAGCCGATGCGCCGTCTGCTTATGTGCGCCAGCGCCAGCAATGGATCCTACGTCAAATGCGCCAGTTAGGCGGGGAGGATTTTTTGCGGCAACATAAATTGCGATGA